DNA from Rosa rugosa chromosome 6, drRosRugo1.1, whole genome shotgun sequence:
acacacatagagagagagagattagggaaaaaaaaaactacaaaagCAGAAACAACTAGAGACACCAATTAATTATACATAATTTATCCTCGGCACAAAAAGTATACATGATTGTTCCTTAATCGGACTATGTCCATAACAGACTAGGATAGGAATGTAGTAAGTAGGATACGAACATAACAACTGAGGAATATTTTGGATTCATCATTTCCTCTAAAAAAAATAATCTCTTTTTTTCTCTGAACCTCGTTTTCAATAGAACAGAACTCCAAATACAAAATGACTTCACAAGCACTCAAAATCTTTCAAAACTTAATTTCAACTCTCAGAAATGTACCTTTAGCTAGTCTAGTGTGCCACAAAACTAGAGAGAAAATACCAAAAAGGGATCAAATTAATAATAACTAATTTGAACCAAATGTAGCTCACAACTATGACCAAGAATTGCGGAAGAAAAAATAGTGCTGGATCTTTGACATATGCAACCACATCACCATTCTTGCAAATTTCTGCGTGATTCCGTTTAAGTTAGACACATTAACAATTTGTGTCATCCTAGTTTGCTGGTATCTCTTTCAGTCGGAGTATTTATGAAAAATCTCTCTGAAAATGGTTGCCATGACAAAACGCCCCTCCAACCTGAAATGGCATCGTGTTCTTGCTTTTGGCCGACGTTGGTATAAGTTCTGGAACTATATAAATAGAAAAGAGATGATTGTACTTTTCTATTTACATTTAGGAATGATTGCTGCTGTTCTTATTGTTGTTTAATCTTACTTGAAAAAGCATAAGTTCTCCACACCAATTTGTATCCCCTAGTGATTATGATCTAGCATTCAACCCTCCATTTGAGCACCAGATTTACCTGAGCTAAGTGTACAACAAGCTGCAACCTCGTACTTTTTAGCCACAGTGTCATCATGCATAACGTTCAATACACTGACCTTCTTTTCTGGAATAATTTTTATAGGGTGAAGTGGTAGGTAGTATTAATGTACAAGTGAAGCAATCCCCTCAACATGTAGAAGTAAATCTCTCTGAACTGAAAGGTTATGAGAAGCATGTGATTGTTGAACTCATGAAGGAAACACAGTACAACATATCTAACAAATCAGCTTTGCCGTGCAGCCTTGACAACTGCCGAGGTATATATTCGAATTAAATTTGGATCAATTGTACAAAGCACACAAATTAGTTTACTTATTAGGATGACAAAGTTTCATTTGTGTTTCTACAGCACTGATCTTATATGAGGCAGACAAGCTATCCACAGATGCCCTACTTTATATTAAGTGGCTATTAGAAAGGTATAAAGGGTGTAATAAGGTCTTCTTCTGCTGTTCTGATGTGGCAAAGCTTCAGGCCATCAAGACAATTTGTACTGTCGTTGAGCTTTTGCCGCCTTCAAAGAATGAGGTGGGGACTTGTACTAGTACTAATCCTAAGAATTGAAGTGTGTACAAAATGGCATAATACAAGTTTCACTTTAAGTCCTCTAAGTAATAGTTTGTTTCTAAGCATTTTCTCCGCATTTTCAGATTGTTGAAGTTTTAAAATTTATAGCCAAAAAAGAAGGCATAGATTTGCCACATCAACTGGCTGAAAGGTTCGCTGAAAATTCCAAAAACAGTCTCCGTCTAGCAATTCGTTCATTCGAGGCCACTTGGAAAAAAGGGTGAGAGATTACTAATTATGTAAATTTTACATACATATGCAACTTGATCTTTGAAGTTGTTTAGTTTTACTATATATCCCCTTCTTACTCACTTATTTGTGATTTGATGTGCTCTTGAATGACGTATGTGCAGTTCTTATCCCTTCAAAGAAGATCAAGTAATTTTGACAGGATGGGAGGATGAAATTGCAGATATTGGCAAGAATATGATCGAAGAGCAAAGCCCAAAACAGTATGTTCatctgaaattttgaaattgTGTTTGTTTAATTTTAAGTGGAACTAAACCCTCTGCCAAATTACCCACAGACTAGGGAACTGGTGAAGTAGTAGTGGTGCAATGTGTGCCGATAAATTATATAGAACTTTCCTCTCATTAATATACATGTAGCTATCAGTTATGTGATGAATAGGGGATGAAGTTCTATAAAATTGCCACACATTAAAATTCTTCGTGTTGGATTCGGTCAAATAAACTATTTTAATTTCAAACAGGGATTCAATTTGTTAAGAAGAAAACTGAAATGAAATCGATCCATGTCCCTTGACAGGCTATACTTTATCCGTGGAAAGCTTCAAAATCTGATATCACATGGTGTATCTCCTGAATTCATTTTCAAAGTAAGCTTTTATTTGGCTCTTCTGAGGAGCAAACTGGCAATAAATACCAAAATTTTCTTACCCAAAAAACAATGGTGACTACATTGTGCAGTCCCTAGTAGCAGAGCTGAAGAAGTATTTGGACGAGAACATGCAGGTTCAAGTTGAAAGCATGTATGATGAATACAGTGTATGAAAACCAAATTACTCCAAACTTTGTTTTggtaaattttaatttttcgtTCTAAATGAATTATGCATGTCATGCTGATGATGTTATCAAATTCTGTTCTATACATCCAGAGGAATGACGAAACTATGTTTGAGAGTGACAAAGCACTGACACTTACTCGACATCAAGAAATGGGTAAAAGGCTCAATGATCCATCCAGGAAGAATATACAACGGTTCTTGAGGATTGAAGGTAAAACACCTGCACATGAGTCTGAGAAAATTAACATAGATTCTGAAACTCAAACACTGATGTGCTTTGGTCCATGTCAAATTCGTCATCGAGATATGAGTTGAGATGTGATACAGTCCTAACCCACATCTTGACTTGCATATCAATCTTATCTAAGTCAGAATCTTTTCTGCACGAATCGTCTTTGATGTTTCTGATCTTCTGGTTTAACACAAGTTTATTCTCATTTTCTGCAGAGTTTATAGCCAAATTTATGAGCTGCTACAAGGGTTGTACGAATACCAGGACTTATCATCATGATACTCCACCATAGGGAGACACTTCTTGTTGGC
Protein-coding regions in this window:
- the LOC133717190 gene encoding replication factor C subunit 3-like isoform X2; amino-acid sequence: MPNPSIPRSSSYPQLSHTDMLPPAARTVCSAPISKALTSKLSWGQKIQRFIGRRSDSDLTQESLEHHNRRQESFDRELQNSVQEISLHEAFNAELETRYSPYYIRGLTYPAALVPPSPGPGESQPSSGATWTSISTFLFKMREWSSCRVSSKKGQLYSKKLKAQATYTAVKSRRPQPITPNELSANSETSNMVVTEDIISTVENKEKPLRERVLEAAATAATPTNTEREYIWADKYQPQCLEDFICNRDKATQLQVLARGGGCGHFIFEGPPGVGKRTMIWAMLREAFGRDTIHGEVVGSINVQVKQSPQHVEVNLSELKGYEKHVIVELMKETQYNISNKSALPCSLDNCRALILYEADKLSTDALLYIKWLLERYKGCNKVFFCCSDVAKLQAIKTICTVVELLPPSKNEIVEVLKFIAKKEGIDLPHQLAERFAENSKNSLRLAIRSFEATWKKGSYPFKEDQVILTGWEDEIADIGKNMIEEQSPKQLYFIRGKLQNLISHGVSPEFIFKSLVAELKKYLDENMQVQVESMYDEYSRNDETMFESDKALTLTRHQEMGKRLNDPSRKNIQRFLRIEEFIAKFMSCYKGCTNTRTYHHDTPP
- the LOC133717190 gene encoding replication factor C subunit 3-like isoform X1, producing MPNPSIPRSSSYPQLSHTDMLPPAARTVCSAPISKALTSKLSWGQKIQRFIGRRSDSDLTQESLEHHNRRQESFDRELQNSVQEISLHEAFNAELETRYSPYYIRGLTYPAALVPPSPGPGESQPSSGATWTSISTFLFKMREWSSCRVSSKKGQLYSKKLKAQATYTAVKSRRPQPITPNELSANSETSNMVVTEDIISTVENKEKPLRERVLEAAATAATPTNTEREYIWADKYQPQCLEDFICNRDKATQLQVLARGGGCGHFIFEGPPGVGKRTMIWAMLREAFGRDTIHAREESKAFDLKGEVVGSINVQVKQSPQHVEVNLSELKGYEKHVIVELMKETQYNISNKSALPCSLDNCRALILYEADKLSTDALLYIKWLLERYKGCNKVFFCCSDVAKLQAIKTICTVVELLPPSKNEIVEVLKFIAKKEGIDLPHQLAERFAENSKNSLRLAIRSFEATWKKGSYPFKEDQVILTGWEDEIADIGKNMIEEQSPKQLYFIRGKLQNLISHGVSPEFIFKSLVAELKKYLDENMQVQVESMYDEYSRNDETMFESDKALTLTRHQEMGKRLNDPSRKNIQRFLRIEEFIAKFMSCYKGCTNTRTYHHDTPP